One genomic window of Camelina sativa cultivar DH55 chromosome 5, Cs, whole genome shotgun sequence includes the following:
- the LOC104789476 gene encoding mavicyanin-like: protein MALLIVALSLTGLVRTSSLYEVGDSNGWTTTMGLDYYKTWSSSKKFYVGDILLFQYNETLHNVMEVSSQDFELCNPKSPLTIYQSQNELVDLNRTGHYYFICGVPGHCESGQKLDVLVVDPINESNSPKPSEDPLEVLPVDDATIATLPYNAASDPCGWNGLSMLFLFLL, encoded by the coding sequence ATGGCTTTGTTAATTGTGGCATTGTCACTAACTGGGTTAGTTCGTACTTCATCTCTTTACGAGGTTGGAGACTCCAACGGATGGACAACAACGATGGGTCTTGATTATTACAAGACATGgtcttcttcaaaaaaattctaCGTCGGTGATATACTCCTCTTTCAATACAACGAGACTCTCCACAATGTGATGGAAGTGAGTTCCCAAGATTTCGAGTTGTGCAATCCTAAATCCCCTCTGACCATATACCAGTCACAGAATGAATTAGTTGACCTTAACCGAACCGGTCATTACTACTTCATATGTGGTGTGCCTGGTCATTGCGAATCTGGTCAGAAGCTTGACGTCCTAGTCGTGGATCCTATTAATGAATCAAACAGTCCTAAGCCTTCAGAGGATCCTCTTGAGGTTCTTCCAGTAGATGATGCAACGATCGCAACACTTCCTTACAATGCGGCATCAGATCCTTGTGGGTGGAATGGTTTAAGCATGCTCTTCTTATTTCTCCTATAA